The following proteins are co-located in the Frigidibacter mobilis genome:
- a CDS encoding SDR family oxidoreductase has protein sequence MTERWPGKALVTGGARRLGRAMVLYLAARGHDVAIHYHGSAEEAEATAAEARALGVQAATLAADLLDEEATDGLVPAAAKALGGPLTVLVNNASIFEYDTIRSATRDSWDRHIGSNLRAPFVLIQAFAAQAPKAGSHGGEPLAQALVINMCDQRVLKPTPEFMTYSLAKAGLWALTRTAAQALAPNIRVNAIGPGPTMQGARQSEDHFARQRAATILRRGAGPEDVTAALGYFLDAPSVTGQLICTDGGQHLGWQTPDVLGVE, from the coding sequence ATGACGGAACGCTGGCCGGGCAAGGCGCTGGTCACCGGCGGCGCGCGGCGGCTAGGGCGGGCAATGGTGTTGTATCTGGCGGCGCGTGGGCATGACGTTGCGATCCATTACCACGGCTCGGCGGAGGAGGCCGAGGCGACCGCCGCCGAGGCGCGCGCCCTTGGCGTGCAGGCGGCGACGCTGGCGGCCGATCTGCTGGACGAGGAAGCGACCGACGGTCTGGTGCCAGCTGCCGCGAAGGCGCTTGGCGGGCCGCTGACGGTGCTGGTCAACAACGCCTCGATCTTTGAATACGACACGATCCGCAGCGCAACCCGCGACAGCTGGGACCGCCATATCGGCTCGAACCTGCGTGCGCCCTTCGTGCTGATCCAGGCCTTTGCCGCGCAGGCGCCCAAGGCCGGCAGCCACGGTGGCGAGCCGCTGGCGCAGGCTCTGGTCATCAACATGTGCGACCAGCGCGTGCTGAAGCCGACGCCGGAGTTCATGACCTACTCGCTGGCCAAGGCCGGGCTCTGGGCGCTGACCCGCACCGCCGCCCAGGCACTTGCCCCCAACATCCGCGTCAACGCCATCGGGCCGGGGCCGACGATGCAGGGCGCCCGGCAGAGCGAGGACCATTTCGCCCGCCAGCGCGCCGCAACCATCTTGCGGCGGGGGGCAGGGCCCGAGGATGTGACCGCGGCGCTTGGCTATTTCCTCGACGCGCCTTCGGTGACCGGCCAACTGATCTGCACCGATGGCGGGCAGCATCTGGGCTGGCAGACACCCGACGTTCTGGGGGTCGAATGA